TCAAGCTTAAAATGAGCAAAAAATGCCGCAGTGGAAACACAATCCTCCGTGTAAAGCCCACACTATTCTTAGTCAAATGTTCGCAGACGGAAAAATTGATCCAGCAACCACTGCAAAAGCTGCATTCTCGTTTCACCCAGAATTTGCCAAGTTTACCATGCCGGTCTTTTACAACAACTTCAGGCAGCTTAGGCAATTGCATGGCCTCGAATGTATACCACATTTTATTATTCTCTATTTGTTTAGcaattattatattttcagATATTTTTTATAGTAAAAAATTCCGAAAAAAGCTCATCGTCTGCCCTGAGTTGTTTGGAGGACTCGGCCAACTCTAGTAGTACCAGCTCTCTTATCGTTTCTCGCAAACGCCTCCGTGACGATCAAGAGTCTGACTTAAACGAGGAAATAGAAGATTTGGATAGCAGGATAATTCACCAGAACCAGCCGGTCCTGATGGCAGTTTATAAGGATCACTCATTAGCCGAGATAGTCTATATCTGTGTTACGCTTCCTAGTGGTGTCACTGATATCCGCTTCACTCTTGATGGCACTGGGCCCGCAACGACGTTTGCTACCATTACGTACACCTGGCCTCAAGTTATGTTCGACATTGAAGGTTTTTTTGCATctgccatttaaaaaaaactatgacAGTCGAACACCCCAAGATCATAGCCCTTAAATTGGAACTAGAGAACAATAGACAACACATAGATAGAAAACCTCAGGGCTCTATGGAGATCTCTCTGCCTATTCCGGTCAAAACCGATCCGAACACTGTTAACTATAAGTTGGCCAAAGGAACAGATGGCGTAATAGTATTAATGGCTGATTTATGTGCATTCCACAGATCATATACAGCAACCAAACCCGAATTCAAATGTGATTATGAAGAATTCTAGACTTCTAGTCGTTTTggtttatgtttttatttaaaacaaataaactgaCAGTCGCAAACCCTATTCGTACCTATTCGAATTTCTCTCATTTTACCGCAGCTCCCTGGGCTTAGCATGAATGAAATGGATTCCTAATTAACAGAATAGTtcaaataattaaacaaatcAGAAATTCACTGAGAATATGAGCAACAACCGAGTCCACCAATATCCAATACCTGCATTATTGTAACTAACTTGGCATTGTAAACTACacccattaaaaaaattttcactttCATTAGTTTCCCaccaaaaatactaaaattgccaatgcttttttgtttgaggttgcaccaaactgggagaaataactatccaagatggcaacctcgaaccacTCTATAGCTAAGTGGATAAAGCGTCTGAAAGATGAAGCTGTTGTACAGGGAGCTGCGGTAAAATGAGAGAAATTCGAATAGGTACGAATAGGGTTTGCGACTGtcagtttatttgttttaaataaaaacataaaccAAAACGACTAGAAGTCTAGAATTCTTCATAATCACATTTGAATTCGGGTTTGGTTGCTGTATATGATCTGTGGAATGCACATAAATCAGCCATTAATACTATTACGCCATCTGTTCCTTTGGCCAACTTATAGTTAACAGTGTTCGGATCGGTTTTGACCGGAATAGGCAGAGAGATCTCCATAGAGCCCTGAGGTTTTCTATCTATGTGTTGTCTATTGTTCTCTAGTTCCAATTTAAGGGCTATGATCTTGGGGTGTTCGACTgtcatagtttttttttaaatggcagATGCAAAAAAACCTTCAATGTCGAACATAACTTGAGGCCAGGTGTACGTAATGGTAGCAAACGTCGTTGCGGGCCCAGTGCCATCAAGAGTGAAGCGGATATCAGTGACACCACTAGGAAGCGTAACACAGATATAGACTATCTCGGCTAATGAGTGATCCTTATAAACTGCCATCAGGACCGGCTGGTTCTGGTGAATTATCCTGCTATCCAAATCTTCTATTTCCTCGTTTAAGTCAGACTCTTGATCGTCACGGAGGCGTTTGCGAGAAACGATAAGAGAGCTGGTACTACTAGAGTTGGCCGAGTCCTCCAAACAACTCAGGGCAGACGATGAGCTTTTTTCGGAATTTTTTACTATAAAAAATATctgaaaatataataattgCTAAACAAATAGAGAATAATAAAATGTGGTATACATTCGAGGCCATGCAATTGCCTAAGCTGCCTGAAGTTGTTGTAAAAGACCGGCATGGTAAACTTGGCAAATTCTGGGTGAAACGAGAATGCAGCTTTTGCAGTGGTTGCTGGATCAATTTTTCCGTCTGCGAACATTTGACTAAGAATAGTGTGGGCTTTACACGGAGGATTGTGTTTCCACTGCGGCATTTTTTGCTCATTTTAAGCTTGAAATTAgctattaaagaaataaacacTGAGTGTGGCAAAAGACGTGACTTTCTTAAGCAAAAATTATTGTCTGCTTTGTTGTGACAAGGTTGAACGATTTCTATTATTGGAAAATttgcaaaatgttttaaaatggttaaattaattaataatagTTGTCGAAAAGTTGTTTTGTGCAACATGTAATTGCCTTGACGAGTTTTGCCTTAAATTAAGCGTTCATATGgaataacttttaaaaaaagtaacttATGCGGAgcatttcaaaagtttaaaagatttaaaaagtCGAGATTTTCGGGATCTTTAAGATGCTAATTTGTCTTCAATATTGTTTAAATaatggaaatttctttttaaagttGTTGTAGACATGAATCTGCGGCTATGTGCAgtgaaaaaactaataaacctGCCTTGCGGTGAAAAAATTAGTGGATtgaatgttaaaaaatttgagcttttcttcaaatatttgaaCATTCAATCCACTAATTTTTTCACCACAAGGCaggtttattagttttttcacTGCACATAGCCGCAGATTCATGTCTACAACagctttaaaaagaaatttccattATTTAAACAATATTGAAGACAAATTAGCATCTTAAAGATCCTTAAAATCTCTActtttaaatcttttaaacttttgaaatgttccGCATAAGttacttttttaaaagttattcCATATGAACGTTTAATTTAAGGCAAAACTCGTCAAGGCAATTTAATCATTCCTAAAAGAATTTCTTGACacctgtttttaaatattttacaaaTTCTCTAATTACACAAACAGTTCAACCCTGTcaagcagacgaaaatctatTGGACTTAGTGATTTACTGGGTTTTCggtattgttttttaaatactttttcatactaaaaaaaatggcatCAGCTGAAACTTTCTGGCGGCTTGGCCATAATATTACTAAACATGACGTTGACGGTAGTATTGCTTTAGGCTATCGGAAATTCAGATCCTTTTTGGGACTTCCCCGAGTGTGTGTGCTGCTGCTTATGACAATTTATCTCATGTCCGTCCCATTAAATCGCGCCCAGAGCATCTTTTATGGACATTATTGCATTTGAAGCATTATGCTACTGAACACATAAGTTCTGCTCTAGTTGGAGTGTCGGAAAAAACATTTCGGAAGTGGTGCCATATTTTCATTCGCCTTCTCGCAAAAATGCCAGTGGTAGGAGACAACATTAATTTCTTTGGGGTTTATATATAATGctaatttgttttcattcataGATTGAATGGGAGAATCGTTTCCATAGAGCCCTTAGAGGCTCCAACATTCTGGTATCTATTGATGGAGTAGATTTCAGAATCATGGAGCCATCGCCATTCAACCCCAAATGGTACTCCCATAAATTTCATGGTCTCGGTCTTAGATACAAACTAGCCATTTGTATCCGAACCGGAGACATTGTTTGGGCTTACGGCGGACTTCCCTGTGGCGAATGGTCAGATCTTAGGCTAGCCCGAGATGTCTTTATTTTCGGTCTTAGAGAAGGAGAGAAAGCCATTGCCGATCGCGGTTACAACGACCCAAACTTTTTTGATTTCCCTAACGGAAACAATGatgggaagaaaaaacaggTTTTAGCAAGGCACGAAACCTTGAACCGACGATTAAAGCAATTTGACTGCTTACAACAAAGATTCCGCCATGATCTGTATTTGCATCCCCTTTATTTCCATTCTGTAGTAAATCTAACGCAAATGATGATTGATCATGGTGAAAAATTGTACTCAGTTgacttttaaattttgataagCAAAATAAATCTCAATCTCGTTTTGATAAAAATGTACTTCTGTGTACTCTTATGGTGTACATTTAAGAATTCATCAAAGTTAAACTAAACGAGGTAACATCTTGTAAAACTCACATTTTACCGCTGCTCCCAGTGgtctagggttcaaatccggctAGGTCTGTCTTTACTTTATGttacgatgaataaagctattgttttgttttaggctactatttaatttttgatgttggaatgttgaatgttggtccaatgttgttttgcgccattattggctgcatatcgaaatcgcacatcggcccgggtcatttccaacttgagtcgccaaaccttgtccatttctgttatgccactactgataaaattatcccggataaacactgctcgccaatgttctaccaaaataaatttataacattggttaggtgttgaatttttaacattgatacaatgttgttttgcgccattattggctgcatatcgaaatcgcacatcggcccgggtaatttccaacttgagtcgccaaaccttgtccatttctgttatgccaatattgataaattaatcccggatcaacactgcttgccggtgttctaccaaaatacatgtgtaatattggcatagcagaaatggacaaggtgtggcgactcaagttggaaatgacccgggccgatgtgcgattctgatcctgaaccaatggccgattctgtatcggcaacaacattggacctagataaaattcctacccgggCAACGCCCCATTTCACTAATATTGTTTATCGCAAGGTAGTCTAAATTCAGGTAGATAACGTTATCTTTTTCTTGTGCTAGTATCAGCATGCAAAACCATTAGGCAAACactgaaaaataataacttgctcctttttttcttatgacTTACGGCtacaacatttttcttaattGGTTGACAAAGTTTCCTTTCCTCCCATTTcaattcaatattttttttcgttctaacaggaaaacaacaaatcgaTGATTTAGGTATCAGTAGTAGGTCTACTTTTTACAAAACGCCACAAAATCTCGTAAAATATCTAATAGAAAAAACGGGACACAATCATGAGATTCTGGAATACAAATAAGAAATGTCCATAGTCTTTTTGGTTTTGCGATAGGGCAACTAAAAGATAAGTAGCCTAGATTTGTTGATAACTTCGGGGGGTTGTCGACTCGTCATTTGGGTGtacgaattaaaaaataaaaaatatttgtatttttccatatttttttgtattttttcgtattttttgcttaaaaatattggggtgtacgaatattttttcgagtTGACAACCCCCCGCAACTTATTTgtatataaaattataaattgCAACTTCCCGGCCGAGAAAAGAAGTTTCAAGATGAGATTGGGAAGAAAATAGGTAAGGTAAGCCAATAGCTGCATTCGTTAGTGATAGAATCCCGCGTCCATGGCAATCTGTTAAACCGCGGAATAAATAAACTCTACGTCTTTCGAAGCTGTGCGGGAAATACCAGACATTCGAACTGATTCATGAAATCAGGGAATGAGGGAACACAATTTGATTAAATGCTTCTATTCTATGTGTATTAGCCACTTAAAAACAAGACAGTAGAGGACGCTGAGGGTTGTTCTGCCCTTAAACGGAAGAAACATATGTTCAGCGTCTAGGCGGTGTCCAGATCCATTTCGGGCAGAAATGAAACAAGATTTCAATTAGTTCACTGATGTGTTCTGTTAACGGCAAAATTGAATAGCACAACATTTGATAGAATCGTCTTACCTTAGCATCCATTTAGTAGGCAGTGATCCCTGCATTGAAGCAACGGCAATTTGTTAAAGCATTTTGTAAAGCACTTGTCGAACTTCCTGGGATCGCATGGTCCTTTATCAAGTTCTTCTTGCAAGTCACCGAGGATGCCTCTCACAAACATTGTAGCTAACCGGGAAACGTCTTGTTAGTTTCGTCTCATTGCTGTATCgtataaaagagaaagaaatcaCCTTGTTGATCGTTGTCTACCGGGTCTGCGTCAACTCGAGAATAAAGGGCCGCACAAATAGTGACGAGCAGTACCTTTTGATCACAAAGCGAAAACAGAAGTGGCTCGATTGAACGTTTATCAATCATTTCAATATCCATCTTGTGAATCTAATCGTAATACATTTTTCAAGAGAGACTTACCAGCTGGATGATGAAACGCATTTTCGTGAGAGCACTCGTTGGAAATGAATGGCCTATCGAAGTCAGCGATGAAGCTCGATGTCCCTTTTCCATCTCATCGGACGTCATTTTATACCCCGTTCACGTTTGCTTATTGCCGCAGACGCGTGGCCATTGGAAAGGTGAAACAAGGTGTTGCTGATAATTGCATTTTGTAttgacacaagccactcaaggATATTTTCCCAATTGCTTTGCGTTAGTTTCGTTTAAGCGCGTTTAAGCAGGTGCGCAGTATTCTTTTCAATCAGCTGCGTCCTTGATTCAATGTTGACAAATGTCTCCCAAGTCTAATACTACATGAACGTGTGCATGTTATTCCTGTTCGAGGGAGATATCCAATGAACGCGTTGGAACACACCTGTCAAAGTTGTTAGAGCATATCGATATAATTTGTCCATGCCAATAAGTGATTCTATTCCCAGCCTCTATAGATGCGTAGATACGTATCTGTCCGTATACATATAGCGCATTTGATGAGATCATATTCATAATCTGGCAAATGAGTCATGCATGACCCATCTTTCGATTTGAACAGGTGTTGACAAAGTACGTGGGATGCGTTTCTTGCTTGCGCTATATTTTCGCTTTAAAAGTACAGTACAGCAGGGTACAGCACATGTGGTCTCAACTTCAATCTATATAGGCTAGGCGGATGAGATTTGAATGGAGCTTTATGTTAGATTTCCTTTTACCGGCATCACAACATAATCGAtcgacaaaaaagaaatagccGGGATCTATTAGTTGTTGTAAACGCTACCAAGAATTTCCTTATACTCGTTCCGTATGTTCTCGCAAAGTGTAGGAAAGCGTTCTCACAAGCCAATAATCTTCAGTCTTCCTCAATTGAATTTTAACATGTAAAACAATTGGATTTAGTTTTCATTGCGTTGGCAGAGAAGCGGATGTGGTTGTTTTGCTCATGCGAACATCCGCTGCCAAAGATTTTGCTGAGGGTTTGCTGTTTCATTCACTTGTGTTTCGCATGGATTGTTTGATAATCGATAATGATATCGATGTTGTTGATGTCATCATGGAGGAAAACCCGGCTCACATAACCGATCTATCAATTCCTCGGGCTATCACGTGTATCGTGATGGCCATTCCCCCACAAATCAGCCCAGGAACACCAACACCTcaacatgtttttctttttcttttttacgagCATAAGTGCATGGATTCGGTCtctccccccctctttttttagtGCGTACTTTGCTCGATAGGCAGCATAACACCCCACAAAAGGTGTTGGGTTTTTCTCTTAGCTTCGGTCGTTTTCCTTATTAttcacacgcacacacacacacacaaacacacacaggTCATTAAGTTCTTCTTACCTATACGCCGCATCGACCTTCGTATGCTGACGCTGTTGCTTTGTTCACATGGCTCGGTAAAGTCGGTTTGACTATAAATACGGCACCATCCAAAGCGAGTAGGACACATCCGCACACGAACCGTCCAAGCGATCACAGCATCATCCGCCGGAAGAGAAGCTCTCCATAATCCTAGGGAAAAAATGTTTCACTTCATTTTAACGGTAAgtcattttcattttactttttgttattttccaaTTTCATTTCGGATTTGAAATGTCTCACGTTTGATGTTGGTTTGTTTCGATTTTCATTCAACATGTTGTATCGATAGTTATTGATGTTGGCGTTGGCTGTTGCCATGCCGTACCCTGAAGAAGAGGCTCCCATTATTGTCTCACCGGAGGTATTGGATGCTGTGGCACCTGTGGACGAGCTGGCCAATCCAGCAGCCGCCCCATCCGAATTGGCTGAAGGTGAAAAGGTTGACGAGCGATACCGTCCCAATTATGGCCACCAAGCAGTTAATGAGAGAATCTAATTTAAATGAacaattgaattttgaaaacaaaacattttcggGGGTGGATAGGTCAATTACAGAGCAGTACAGTTTATCAACAACAGAGCAGCAGCCATCAGCAGCAAAGTAGCAGTCTGACCATGCAGCAACAGCTTGGCCACCAAAACGCTGGCTACCACGCCAACAACGCTGCCGGTGGTAATCATTTAGGATTAAACTCTTGAGACTTGATCAAGAATTGATAAAgcgaaatttttaaataatgggTTGGCATTGCTGTTGGGTTTGCATCAGGATTTGGCGGAAGTGGTTACCACACTCCGGGAGCCAGTGCCGGATACGGGCAAAACATCAACCACGGCGGAAGTAAGTTTGATCTTTTTCGTGGAAATCAGTTAACAATAATGTGAACGATGTTATCAAAATCATATGTGTTGCATAGCTTTCGGTGGTAACGCGGGATACGGTCACAGCGGCTACGGCAATACCGGCCACGGCAATACCAGCCATGGCAGCACAGGCTACGGTACGGGTTCCGGAATAAACACGGGTTACGGATCGAACGCGGGTTATGCAACCAATACCGGCTTTGGAACGAACACTGGATATGGAACTAACGCTGGATACGGAACTAACGTTGGCTACGGAACGAACACTGGATACGGAACAAATACTGGATACGGAACAAATACTGGAATCAATACTGGATACGGCAACACCGGATATGGAACGAACACTGGATACGGAACGAACACTGGATACAATACGGGACTGTACGGGAACAACGTTGGCGGAGGACATGTCGCGTATGGAAACTCGGGATACAACAGCCTTAGCATTGGtatgtaaaaacaaaatggcaacGTCCTCTGTGCCATTCTTTTTTCAGGTTAAAAATTAGTCGAGCCTTGAAACATGTTTCTTTCATACTTGAATGACTTGATTGTTAacgatttccttttttttgctaatttcGGCCATTATCTACAGAAAGTGGTTACGGCAGCAATTACCTAGGATGGCGTGAAGGACAAAAGTCCAACGGCACTGTGGTCGCCGAGCCCGGCGTTGCTCCCTCTGTCGATTCCAGTCCGGCCAGCGGCGGCGAAATCGACTTTGCCAACCAACAGGAATAAAACGATTGTGAAGTTGTTCAATCGattttagatttaaaaaaacctatCGATTGAGAACAACGCGAGCGATTGCCTTTTATTGTTCGTTTAGAAAACGTAAGGTGGCTAATGGGGCCGGGCGCCTTGTTCAACGAACCAACGACATCGATTCGTTCGTCCTGATGTCGTGTGTCCACAATCCAAATCTCTCCTAAATGATCCATACCCTAAACTCAAACATGAGTCAATTACAATCCAAAATAGCCGTGTAATTCTGTTCGATGGTGAAATGAAGATCTGATTCATTCATGTGGTGTCAATGGCAAGATGATTAGGGATAACGCAAAAAGAATTGGATTGTTTCGTTTGTCTCATTTCCTTGAACTCTTCCCCACTCTTCCTCCTCAACGCTTCCCATTTCTTCCTTGTCCATGACGTCATTGCAATTCTTTGGTCAATCTCCGACCCTTGTTCCCCATGTCATTCAAAAGTCACCTTCGTGAATTCTACTTCGGATTGTAAAACTCACTATTTTTGAGCTCCTTCTGTCACGCTGTTGTCACTAATTATTTGCCTCTCCCCTTTCATTGACGGCCCACATTTTTAGACCCCCCTGAAATGCAAAAATCGATTTAATGAACTTACCAAAGACGCCAAAATCCATTACAATCATGAAATTCTAGTTACGATGTAGCAGGTAAGCACGGCATGTATTCACCACACGACGATGGGCACGTCCTTCCCTAAATGTGAAGATAAGGTAGACATACGTGGCGACGCTGAAAAggcaaaaatcaaaaagacccacgaaataaacaagaaaaaaaaaacgactgcAATTTGCTGATGACGATGGAACACGTAAGTTTCCACCAATCGCGATAGTTGtgaaatattctttttatttttgcaatTGGTGAGATGCTTTCATTCCTAAATGAAATGCGGATTAACTATAGACGGACGATACAGTGAAACAATCAGATTTAATAATCTAACATCTATAGTTTAAAAAAGGCACACAACATTTGGATAAAAATTtcattcaagtttttttttctttctagtttAAATTcatatggtttttttttgcaggacTAAATTTTCTTCACTTGGTTCTGTTTAGAAGATTAGCGCCTTTAGTCGTTTAAAATGACCACGTCTTCTATCACGTAAGGTCCATGTCATCCTCATCGGATTCTGTTGATATTTCACTGCCCGAATCAGAAATGTTACTTTCTTCGAACGCGAATTCAAATAAGCGGATGCCCtacattgaaagaaaatggttcGCACGAGCATAAATTGTATGACATGGTAAAAGAGTAAAATAATCGTCAggttgaattatttgaaatccGTGGATCGAAGCAGATATCACTTACCCCACTGGCTATAAATTTATTCTCGTAAAGGTTTGTAGATTTTGTGGTAAAAAATGATATATTCATTAGGCCGACAAAATCAATATTGTTGAGTTCGTATATTTGTACCCAGTCCTGAAAAGCATAAAgtggaagagaaaataaaattttgtttaaagttaaaagaattttttaactttaagcGCGTAGCATTGTTTGATTATGTTAAATCAtgtgtcacctacggtgctgccctcacgggcaggattgtaggtggcaagggccctttaaatttatgttaacgttaagaagcccttgccccctttttattttttagtgtAAAATCCAGTATCGAAGTAAAAGGTACccctagtctctctctctctctctaccacgtcggtaaaattgtctcccccaCCACATCTACACAGAAATAAAGTGTTCTAtccctcaagtcatatttcattgtcattattttttcatccttctcatctcatctctgctacgacgttacatgcacgttaacgtacgtaacaaatggtgccgaaacccgggatttaacgaacacgtgcatttctcttgttatccctagtaaaacttgttagattcagtaaaattgtcgggtatttccctttgtaagactttgacacacgtccacgccatcctgaaggcaaaacccggtctaccacacctttacgtatctgactgtatcgtcgctgtatctacgtgaatcatcgacatccgtttacgtgtgactacttccttgtctttgaacgtttctacgtcatgagtgaagccgtagcaaaagccgagagtattgagtcgggcggcaatatctctatagaagacgaaatgaagccagaagcaatgaagaatgaaggccccctcctcccagacaacgatctcaagcagaaacgtgggagaagaaaggcggcccccacgaagttaacgaatcagctcagaaaagcagtggcagatcacaagatgggagccatcagactcaagaagttgcaagttgcagcatggcgagacgaattaattcgtatctacgaagacgaCAAAGATCTCCACCACACGTATATGGAGagcttgcccgatattacggatccacaacgtcaagcatgtgaaaaatgggaggtacaattcgacaccgaccacgtggaaatcctcaacttcgccattaggtatgccacgtcgtcacgtcactcagccagctctattggtacgacaACTTCTGACGTCACAGTTAGCACCACGCTATCACGGAAGAGGTCTACCCGTTCGgcgtcaaatgtttcccttggtcaacccagccat
This sequence is a window from Daphnia magna isolate NIES linkage group LG7, ASM2063170v1.1, whole genome shotgun sequence. Protein-coding genes within it:
- the LOC123474399 gene encoding uncharacterized protein LOC123474399; this translates as MPQWKHNPPCKAHTILSQMFADGKIDPATTAKAAFSFHPEFAKFTMPVFYNNFRQLRQLHGLELKNSEKSSSSALSCLEDSANSSSTSSLIVSRKRLRDDQESDLNEEIEDLDSRIIHQNQPVLMAVYKDHSLAEIVYICVTLPSGVTDIRFTLDGTGPATTFATITYTWPQVMFDIEGFFASAI
- the LOC116921020 gene encoding ATP-dependent RNA helicase glh-2; this encodes MFHFILTLLMLALAVAMPYPEEEAPIIVSPEVLDAVAPVDELANPAAAPSELAEGEKVDERYRPNYGHQAGQLQSSTVYQQQSSSHQQQSSSLTMQQQLGHQNAGYHANNAAGGFGGSGYHTPGASAGYGQNINHGGTFGGNAGYGHSGYGNTGHGNTSHGSTGYGTGSGINTGYGSNAGYATNTGFGTNTGYGTNAGYGTNVGYGTNTGYGTNTGYGTNTGINTGYGNTGYGTNTGYGTNTGYNTGLYGNNVGGGHVAYGNSGYNSLSIESGYGSNYLGWREGQKSNGTVVAEPGVAPSVDSSPASGGEIDFANQQE